A genomic stretch from Embleya scabrispora includes:
- a CDS encoding PLP-dependent aminotransferase family protein: MPRGVGAGRAVEDALREAVRSGRLAAGTRLPGSRTLAADLGLARGTVVGAYTQLVAEGWLTGSPGSGTRVAHVSAPEPCDAGHHAKSAPTERRWRADLRPGRPDFTSFPHRAWTTSVRRVLSRIGAGDLDYGDFEGTATLRASVAAHAARTRGARVTPDAVVITAGFTHGLAVLARTLHGLGVRHAATEDPGLARHRELLTAAGLACEPLRVDEFGADPADLTPQTGAALLTPAHQHPSGVVLSPARRGEFVAWAARCDGFLIEDDYDGEFRYDGRPVGALQALDPERIVLAGSVSKSLAPGLRLGWLVVPPTLRAPVTAAMRENGGGVSVIEQLTLADLVARGDYDRHVRRVRTVYRRRRAELADRVGAITGLRLVGAAAGLHALLPLPSAEHERRLIAAGAYAGLRLHGLHSSDYHHPPDPSAPAALVLGYATPAPHAWGQALDLLGEVLEAEEWRTGARDTRP, translated from the coding sequence GTGCCACGTGGCGTCGGAGCCGGTCGCGCCGTGGAGGACGCGTTGCGCGAGGCCGTGCGGTCCGGTCGGCTGGCCGCGGGGACACGCCTACCGGGTTCGCGCACGCTGGCCGCGGACCTGGGGCTGGCACGCGGAACGGTCGTCGGCGCGTACACCCAACTCGTTGCCGAGGGTTGGTTGACCGGATCACCCGGCTCCGGCACGCGCGTCGCGCACGTGAGTGCTCCCGAACCCTGCGACGCCGGCCACCATGCGAAATCCGCGCCGACCGAACGTCGTTGGCGGGCCGATCTACGCCCCGGCCGACCCGACTTCACGTCGTTCCCCCACAGGGCATGGACGACGAGTGTCCGCCGAGTCCTGAGTCGGATCGGGGCGGGAGACCTCGACTACGGCGACTTCGAGGGAACCGCGACGCTGCGTGCGAGCGTGGCCGCGCACGCCGCACGGACCAGGGGTGCGCGGGTCACCCCGGACGCGGTCGTGATCACCGCGGGCTTCACCCACGGGCTCGCAGTGCTGGCGCGCACACTGCACGGCCTGGGGGTACGGCACGCGGCGACCGAGGACCCGGGGCTCGCGCGGCATCGCGAACTGCTCACCGCGGCGGGCCTGGCCTGCGAACCGCTGCGCGTGGACGAGTTCGGCGCCGATCCGGCCGACCTCACCCCGCAGACGGGGGCCGCACTGCTCACACCGGCGCACCAGCACCCCAGTGGCGTCGTGCTGTCGCCCGCACGACGCGGCGAGTTCGTCGCCTGGGCCGCACGCTGCGACGGCTTCCTGATCGAGGACGACTACGACGGCGAGTTCCGCTACGACGGCAGACCGGTGGGGGCACTCCAGGCACTCGATCCCGAGCGGATCGTACTCGCCGGCAGCGTCAGCAAATCCCTCGCTCCGGGCCTGCGTCTGGGCTGGCTCGTCGTGCCGCCGACGCTGCGCGCCCCGGTGACCGCGGCAATGCGCGAGAACGGCGGCGGCGTGTCCGTGATCGAGCAACTGACGCTCGCCGACCTGGTCGCGCGAGGCGACTACGACCGGCACGTGCGCCGCGTGCGTACGGTATACAGGCGACGACGCGCCGAACTCGCCGATCGCGTCGGCGCGATCACCGGGCTCAGGCTCGTAGGCGCGGCAGCCGGTCTGCACGCGTTGTTGCCTCTGCCCTCCGCCGAGCACGAACGTCGACTGATCGCCGCCGGCGCATACGCGGGGCTGCGGTTGCACGGTCTACACAGCTCCGACTACCACCATCCCCCCGACCCCTCGGCCCCGGCCGCCCTCGTCCTGGGCTACGCCACACCGGCACCGCACGCCTGGGGACAGGCACTCGACCTGCTGGGCGAAGTGCTGGAGGCGGAGGAATGGCGGACGGGGGCGAGGGACACTCGACCATAG
- a CDS encoding cation transporter: MTAMSLGPSPARRDALTKRIRLLVAATITYNVIEAIVAVTAGTLASSTALIGFGLDSVVEVSSAAAVAWQFSATDQGIREAREKRTLRIIAVSFLALAAYVTVDAIRALTGTGEAEHSTPGIVIAALSLAIMPFLSATQRKAGRELGSATAVADSKQTLLCTYLSAVLLVGLVANSLLGWSWADPIAALVIAAVAVKEGREAWRGDTCCGPISTPGAQAAAEADACGCKPGCTCCN, encoded by the coding sequence ATGACCGCCATGTCCCTCGGACCGTCCCCGGCCCGCCGCGACGCGCTGACGAAACGAATACGGCTGCTGGTCGCCGCGACGATCACCTACAACGTGATCGAGGCCATCGTCGCCGTCACCGCCGGCACCCTCGCCTCCTCCACCGCGCTGATCGGCTTCGGCCTCGACTCCGTCGTCGAGGTCTCCTCCGCCGCCGCGGTCGCCTGGCAGTTCTCCGCAACCGATCAGGGCATCCGCGAAGCCCGCGAGAAGCGCACCCTTCGGATCATCGCCGTCTCCTTCCTCGCCCTCGCCGCCTACGTCACCGTCGACGCCATCCGAGCCCTGACCGGCACCGGGGAAGCCGAGCACTCCACCCCTGGCATCGTCATCGCCGCCCTCTCGCTCGCGATCATGCCGTTCCTGTCCGCTACCCAGCGCAAGGCCGGCCGCGAACTCGGCTCCGCGACCGCCGTCGCCGACTCCAAGCAGACCCTCCTCTGCACCTATCTCTCTGCCGTCCTCCTGGTCGGCCTCGTCGCCAACAGCCTGCTGGGCTGGTCCTGGGCCGACCCGATCGCCGCTCTCGTCATCGCCGCCGTCGCCGTCAAGGAAGGCCGTGAAGCCTGGCGCGGAGACACCTGCTGCGGCCCCATCTCGACCCCCGGCGCACAAGCCGCCGCAGAAGCCGACGCCTGCGGCTGCAAGCCCGGTTGCACCTGCTGCAACTGA
- a CDS encoding ArsR/SmtB family transcription factor, with amino-acid sequence MLTIAPEVEVLARFGRALSDPIRCRLLLALRDAPAYPSDLADDIGVSRTRLSNHLACLRDCGLVVAVPDGRRTRYELADPRLGHALDDLRTAVVAVETDKTCVDAEARGCC; translated from the coding sequence ATGCTGACCATCGCCCCGGAGGTCGAGGTGCTCGCGCGCTTCGGCCGTGCTCTCTCCGACCCCATCCGCTGCCGGCTGCTGCTCGCCCTGCGGGACGCCCCCGCCTATCCGTCCGACCTCGCAGACGACATCGGCGTCTCGCGGACCCGACTGTCGAACCATCTGGCCTGCCTGCGTGACTGCGGCCTGGTCGTCGCCGTCCCCGACGGCCGGCGTACCCGTTACGAACTGGCCGACCCCCGGCTCGGACACGCGCTGGACGACCTCCGCACCGCGGTCGTCGCCGTCGAGACCGACAAGACCTGCGTCGACGCCGAGGCGCGGGGCTGCTGCTGA
- a CDS encoding GNAT family N-acetyltransferase: MNEEIEVNMKERNQPSQVEVRRLLVADLSAYLEDVRDVYRAVFSAQPWNEDEAAAERYVRRLDADKERDGFTIALAEDDSGVVGFAVAWTTPAVFPTTRGYARVETMVGAGRTQEWLCGAREVDELAVRPGVRGSGVGRALLSAVTDDAPSGRCWLLTSAHIDVAVRFYTRAGWHRLGTDASGTTVFLSPRHPAFDASSAPR, from the coding sequence ATGAACGAGGAGATCGAGGTGAACATGAAGGAACGCAACCAGCCATCGCAGGTCGAGGTCCGTCGACTGCTCGTCGCCGACCTGTCCGCGTACCTGGAGGATGTGCGCGACGTATACCGGGCGGTGTTCTCCGCCCAACCCTGGAACGAGGACGAGGCGGCGGCCGAACGCTATGTGCGCCGGCTCGACGCCGACAAGGAGCGCGACGGGTTCACCATCGCCCTCGCCGAGGATGACAGCGGGGTGGTGGGATTCGCCGTCGCCTGGACGACACCCGCGGTGTTCCCCACCACTCGCGGCTATGCACGGGTCGAGACGATGGTGGGCGCCGGGCGTACGCAGGAGTGGCTGTGCGGTGCGCGGGAAGTGGACGAACTCGCGGTGCGCCCGGGCGTCCGAGGCTCGGGAGTGGGCCGGGCGCTGCTGAGCGCGGTCACCGACGACGCCCCGTCCGGGAGATGCTGGCTGCTGACGTCCGCGCACATCGATGTGGCCGTCCGCTTCTACACACGCGCCGGATGGCACCGGCTCGGTACCGACGCTTCGGGGACCACGGTCTTCCTCTCACCTCGCCACCCGGCCTTCGACGCTTCCTCCGCACCCCGTTGA